From Triticum aestivum cultivar Chinese Spring chromosome 4A, IWGSC CS RefSeq v2.1, whole genome shotgun sequence, a single genomic window includes:
- the LOC123086584 gene encoding putative auxin transporter-like protein 4 encodes MASEKVETIVAGNYVEMEREGGDGEHQAGAGVDGGEGGGAAPSGRSKLVSSLFWHGGSAYDAWFSCSSNQVAQVLLTLPYSFSQLGMASGIALQLFYGLMGSWTAYLISVLYVEYRTRKERDKADFRGHVIQWFEVLDGLLGAHWRNAGLFFNCTFLLFGSVIQLIACASNIYYINDSMDKRTWTYIFGACCATTVFIPSFHNYRMWSFLGLLMTTYTAWYLTAAALVHGRLEGVTHSAPTKMVLYFTGATNILYTFGGHAVTVEIMHAMWKPQKFKLIYLMATLYVLTLTLPSASAMYWAFGDALLDHSNAFSLLPRTPFRDAAVVLMLIHQFITFGFACTPLYFVWEKAIGVHGDRTGVFRRAAARLPVVAPIWFLAVVFPFFGPINSTVGSLLVSFTVYIIPAAAHMAVFAAPAAREGAVERPPRGLGGWAGMYAANCFVVAWVLVVGFGFGGWASTVNFVRQVNTFGLFTKCYQCPPRH; translated from the exons ATGGCATCGGAGAAGGTGGAGACGATCGTGGCGGGGAACTACGTGGAGATGGAGAGAGAAGGGGGCGACGGCGAGCATCAGGCAGGGGCCGGGGTAGAcggcggagagggcggcggcgcggcgccgtcGGGGAGGAGCAAGCTGGTGTCGAGCCTCTTCTGGCACGGCGGCTCGGCCTACGACGCGTGGTTCAGCTGCTCCTCCAACCAGGTGGCGCAGGTGCTGCTGACGCTGCCCTACTCCTTCTCCCAGCTCGGGATGGCGAGCGGCATCGCGCTGCAGCTCTTCTACGGGCTCATGGGGAGCTGGACGGCGTACCTCATCAGCGTGCTGTACGTGGAGTACCGGACGCGCAAGGAGCGGGACAAGGCGGACTTCCGGGGCCACGTCATCCAGTGGTTCGAGGTCCTGGACGGCCTCCTCGGCGCGCACTGGCGCAACGCCGGCCTCTTCTTCAACTGCACCTTCCTCCTCTTCGGCTCCGTCATCCAGCTCATCGCCTGCGCCAGCAACATCTACTACATCAACGACTCCATGGACAAGCGGACGTGGACCTACATCTTCGGCGCCTGCTGCGCCACCACCGTCTTCATCCCCTCCTTCCACAACTACCGGATGTGGTCCTTCCTCGGCCTCCTCATGACCACCTACACCGCCTGgtacctcaccgccgccgccctcgtccacGGCAGGCTGGAGGGGGTCACCCACTCCGCGCCGACCAAGATGGTGCTCTACTTCACCGGCGCCACCAACATCCTCTACACCTTCGGAGGCCACGCTGTCACTGT TGAGATCATGCACGCCATGTGGAAGCCGCAGAAGTTCAAGCTCATCTACCTCATGGCCACGCTCTACGTGCTGACGCTGACGCTGCCGTCCGCGTCCGCCATGTACTGGGCCTTCGGCGACGCCCTGCTCGACCACTCCAACgccttctccctcctcccgcgCACGCCCTTCCGCGACGCCGCCGTCGTCCTCATGCTCATCCACCAGTTCATCACCTTCGGCTTCGCCTGCACGCCGCTCTACTTCGTCTGGGAGAAGGCCATCGGCGTGCACGGCGACCGCACCGGCGTCTTccgcagggcggcggcgcggctccccGTCGTGGCGCCCATCTGGTTCCTGGCCGTCGTCTTCCCCTTCTTCGGCCCCATCAACTCCACCGTGGGGTCCCTCCTCGTCAGCTTCACCGTGTACATCATCCCCGCCGCGGCGCACATGGCCGTCTtcgcggcgccggcggccagggagggCGCCGTGGAGCGGCCGCCGCGGGGACTCGGGGGGTGGGCCGGGATGTACGCCGCCAACTGCTTCGTGGTGGCGTGGGTGCTCGTCGTCGGCTTCGGGTTCGGCGGCTGGGCCAGCACCGTCAACTTTGTGCGCCAGGTCAACACCTTCGGACTCTTCACCAAGTGCTACCAGTGCCCTCCAAGGCACTAA